The following are encoded together in the Pyramidobacter piscolens W5455 genome:
- the tpiA gene encoding triose-phosphate isomerase, producing the protein MKKIFLFGNWKMNQSLHATKNFAAESAAVLSEQPGLKAETEICIFPPFVLIPEAVKDFTNCGVEVGAQNASDHGEGAYTGEVAPSMLKEAGCRYVLVGHSERRHIYGESSELVNKKALNCLASALIPVLCVGETLEQRDAGRTAAVISDQLQKGVKDFPAGAAYIVAYEPVWAIGAGRAAGAEDAEKVCRLIKDSVRVPVLYGGSVKPSNAAELFSQPSIDGGLIGGASLKARDFFAILKNFRAAER; encoded by the coding sequence ATGAAAAAAATTTTCTTGTTCGGCAATTGGAAAATGAATCAGAGTCTTCACGCCACAAAGAATTTCGCCGCTGAGAGCGCCGCTGTTCTTTCGGAACAGCCGGGCTTGAAAGCCGAAACGGAGATTTGCATTTTTCCTCCGTTTGTCCTGATCCCCGAAGCGGTGAAAGATTTCACGAATTGCGGCGTCGAAGTGGGCGCGCAAAACGCCAGCGACCACGGCGAAGGCGCTTACACCGGCGAGGTCGCGCCTTCGATGTTGAAAGAAGCCGGCTGCCGGTATGTGCTCGTCGGGCACAGCGAACGCCGTCATATCTACGGCGAGTCCTCGGAGCTGGTCAACAAAAAGGCGCTGAATTGCCTGGCGTCCGCTTTGATCCCGGTGCTGTGCGTCGGCGAAACGCTCGAACAGCGCGACGCCGGGCGAACGGCCGCCGTCATTTCCGATCAGCTTCAAAAAGGCGTGAAAGATTTTCCCGCCGGCGCGGCGTATATCGTCGCTTACGAACCGGTCTGGGCCATCGGCGCCGGCCGCGCGGCGGGCGCTGAAGACGCGGAAAAAGTCTGCCGCCTCATCAAAGATTCAGTTCGCGTTCCGGTTCTGTACGGCGGCTCGGTCAAACCGTCGAACGCGGCGGAACTCTTCAGCCAGCCGTCGATCGACGGCGGCCTGATCGGCGGCGCTTCCTTGAAAGCGCGCGATTTTTTCGCGATCCTGAAGAATTTCCGCGCCGCGGAGCGGTAG
- a CDS encoding NAD(P)-dependent oxidoreductase translates to MKPLVTVIEPEGPQEWFAALNEIAEVKFFSPRGPVRAAEIDGILAGSAAVVITSATAVSNDQLLAATGLKLIAKCGGPPSNIDVEYAARCGVAVSCVPGANTTTIAEYTVMLIIAALRRFDLQLPVVRRGGWRSSDSLLGHDLRDATVGIVGLGAIGREVLDRLVPFGCRLLVYSPHARGRRPDDGRFSFVETLEEMLPQCDAVTLHCRVNETTRGFFDERLFKMMKAGSVFVNTARGALVDERALARALENGPLSAAAVDVFQIEPPQSQNPLLRCGSALLTPHSAGWTVEALRRECGGAVDSVLAFFADKTIPGLLNEDYIRHLR, encoded by the coding sequence ATGAAGCCGCTTGTTACCGTCATCGAACCGGAAGGACCGCAAGAATGGTTCGCCGCTTTGAACGAGATTGCCGAGGTCAAGTTTTTCAGCCCCCGCGGCCCCGTACGAGCCGCGGAAATCGACGGTATCCTCGCCGGTTCCGCGGCGGTCGTGATTACCTCCGCGACGGCGGTATCCAACGATCAGCTGCTTGCGGCGACCGGACTCAAACTCATCGCCAAGTGCGGCGGGCCGCCTTCCAATATCGACGTCGAGTATGCCGCCCGCTGCGGCGTCGCCGTCTCATGCGTCCCCGGAGCCAACACGACGACGATCGCCGAATATACCGTCATGCTGATCATCGCCGCGCTGCGGCGTTTCGACTTGCAGCTGCCGGTCGTCCGCCGGGGCGGCTGGCGCAGTTCCGATTCTCTGCTGGGACATGACCTGCGCGATGCGACGGTCGGGATCGTCGGACTGGGAGCCATCGGCCGTGAAGTCCTCGATCGGCTCGTCCCCTTCGGCTGCCGTCTGCTCGTCTACTCCCCTCATGCCCGGGGCCGCCGCCCGGACGACGGCCGGTTCTCTTTCGTCGAGACTTTGGAAGAGATGCTGCCCCAGTGCGACGCCGTGACGCTTCACTGCCGGGTGAACGAAACGACGCGGGGATTTTTCGACGAGCGTCTCTTCAAAATGATGAAGGCCGGTTCCGTCTTCGTCAACACGGCCCGCGGCGCGCTTGTCGACGAACGGGCGCTTGCGCGGGCGCTCGAAAACGGCCCTCTGTCCGCGGCGGCCGTCGACGTCTTCCAGATCGAACCGCCGCAGTCCCAAAATCCGCTTCTTCGCTGCGGCAGCGCCCTGCTCACGCCCCACTCCGCCGGCTGGACTGTCGAAGCTCTGCGGCGCGAGTGCGGCGGGGCCGTCGATTCCGTCTTGGCGTTCTTCGCCGACAAAACGATTCCCGGGCTGCTGAACGAAGACTATATTCGACACCTCCGCTAA
- a CDS encoding TIGR01212 family radical SAM protein (This family includes YhcC from E. coli K-12, an uncharacterized radical SAM protein.), protein MKQLLRWSAVLRRQFGERVQKVSLDIGAGCPHRRGLRDGGCIFCDERGGGSGAFIQGVSLREQVRKGIAGAWKHYGTRSIILYFQSYSATNLPLERFASALQEARDAASAWGANVRAISVSTRPDLLPEPVLNYLEELAERCQIWLELGVQTTDPQGLRWLRRGHGLDSVEQALARLSKTRLRVCAHLIAGIPGEREDQLARSALWLAERGAHALKFHPLYVLRGTPLETLYAAGRFAPLSREKYVERLVKALRELPDGIVLQRLTAGVRPARLVAPKWILDKESLERQIAARFAARL, encoded by the coding sequence ATGAAACAGCTGTTACGATGGTCCGCCGTCCTGCGGCGTCAATTCGGCGAACGCGTCCAGAAAGTTTCTCTGGATATCGGCGCCGGTTGTCCGCACCGCCGGGGACTCCGCGACGGCGGATGCATTTTCTGCGACGAAAGGGGAGGCGGCAGCGGCGCCTTCATTCAGGGCGTGTCGCTGCGGGAACAGGTCAGGAAGGGGATCGCCGGAGCCTGGAAACATTACGGGACTCGTTCCATCATCCTGTACTTTCAGAGCTATTCGGCGACCAATCTGCCGCTGGAACGGTTCGCATCGGCGCTCCAAGAAGCGCGCGACGCCGCGTCCGCCTGGGGAGCGAACGTGCGCGCCATTTCCGTGAGCACGCGCCCCGACCTGCTCCCCGAGCCGGTCCTCAATTATCTGGAGGAGCTGGCGGAGAGATGTCAGATCTGGCTGGAACTCGGCGTGCAGACCACGGACCCGCAGGGATTGCGGTGGCTGCGCCGCGGACATGGACTGGACTCCGTGGAGCAAGCTCTGGCCCGGCTGAGCAAAACGCGCCTGCGCGTCTGCGCGCACCTGATCGCGGGCATCCCCGGGGAACGGGAAGACCAACTGGCGCGCTCGGCTCTGTGGCTTGCGGAAAGGGGAGCGCACGCGCTCAAATTCCATCCGCTGTACGTGCTGCGCGGGACGCCGCTTGAAACGCTGTATGCGGCGGGGCGCTTCGCGCCGTTGAGCCGGGAAAAATACGTCGAGCGTCTCGTCAAAGCCCTTCGGGAATTGCCCGACGGGATCGTCCTGCAAAGGTTGACGGCGGGCGTGAGGCCGGCGCGGCTGGTCGCGCCGAAATGGATTTTGGACAAAGAATCGTTGGAGCGGCAAATCGCCGCGCGTTTCGCCGCCCGTCTATAA